One stretch of Mastomys coucha isolate ucsf_1 unplaced genomic scaffold, UCSF_Mcou_1 pScaffold12, whole genome shotgun sequence DNA includes these proteins:
- the Ifngr2 gene encoding interferon gamma receptor 2 isoform X2, which produces MTRDQCSTSIDGSWHMLDRLNCTDIIETKCDFTGGGRLGFPHSCTVFLRVRAKQGNRNSDWVRLDPFQHYENVTVGPPKNISVTPGRGSLVIHFSPPFDVVREATFQYLVHYWEKTGTQQVEGPFKSNSIVLGNLKPFRVYCLQTEAQLILKNKNIRRRGLLSNVSCHETTADASTRLQQVILIPVGIFILLLALTGACFILFLKYQSRVKYWFQAPPNIPEQIKEYLKDPDQFILETLDKDNSPKDDSWDSVSIISSPEKEQDDVLQTP; this is translated from the exons ATGACTCGAGACCAGTGCTCTACCAG CATCGATGGCTCTTGGCATATGTTGGATAGGCTGAACTGTACGGACATCATAGAAACGAAGTGCGACTTCACAGGAGGCGGCCGCTTGGGTTTCCCACACTCCTGCACAGTCTTCCTGCGAGTGCGAGCCAAGCAAGGAAATCGCAATTCCGACTGGGTGAGGCTGGACCCGTTTCAACACTATGAGAATG TTACGGTTGGACCTCCAAAAAACATCTCAGTGACCCCAGGAAGAGGCTCCCTTGTCATAcacttctcccctccctttgatgtgGTCCGGGAGGCAACTTTTCAGTATCTTGTCCACTACTGGGAAAAGACAGGAACCCAACAG GTTGAAGGCCCTTTCAAGAGCAACTCCATTGTGCTGGGTAATTTGAAGCCATTCAGAGTATATTGTTTACAAACTGAGGCACAactgattttgaaaaacaaaaatatccgaCGACGTGGGCTTTTGAGCAATGTATCTTGTCACGAAACAACAGCAGATG CCTCCACCAGGCTGCAGCAAGTCATCCTGATCCCTGTGGGCATCTTCATATTGCTGCTGgcactgacaggagcctgcttcATCCTGTTCCTCAAATACCAAAGCCGGGTGAAATACTGGTTTCAAGCTCCACCAAACATCCCGGAACAAATAAAAGAG TATTTAAAGGACCCAGATCAATTCATCTTGGAGACCTTGGACAAGGACAATTCACCAAAGGATGATTCCTGGGACTCCGTGTCAATCATTTCTTCTCCAGAAAAGGAGCAAGATGATGTGCTCCAAACACCATGA
- the Ifngr2 gene encoding interferon gamma receptor 2 isoform X1, translated as MRPPPLWLPSLLLCGLGAVASSPDSFSQLAAPLKPKLHLYNDEQILTWEPSPSSDDSRPVLYQVEYSYIDGSWHMLDRLNCTDIIETKCDFTGGGRLGFPHSCTVFLRVRAKQGNRNSDWVRLDPFQHYENVTVGPPKNISVTPGRGSLVIHFSPPFDVVREATFQYLVHYWEKTGTQQVEGPFKSNSIVLGNLKPFRVYCLQTEAQLILKNKNIRRRGLLSNVSCHETTADASTRLQQVILIPVGIFILLLALTGACFILFLKYQSRVKYWFQAPPNIPEQIKEYLKDPDQFILETLDKDNSPKDDSWDSVSIISSPEKEQDDVLQTP; from the exons ATGCGGCCTCCGCCACTGTGGCTGCCGTCGCTGCTGCTCTGTGGGCTCGGCGCCGTGGCGTCCTCGCCAG ACTCTTTCTCCCAGCTCGCTGCTCCTCTGAAGCCGAAGCTTCACCTGTACAATGACGAGCAGATTCTAACCTGGGAGCCATCACCTTCCAGCGATGACTCGAGACCAGTGCTCTACCAGGTGGAGTATAGCTA CATCGATGGCTCTTGGCATATGTTGGATAGGCTGAACTGTACGGACATCATAGAAACGAAGTGCGACTTCACAGGAGGCGGCCGCTTGGGTTTCCCACACTCCTGCACAGTCTTCCTGCGAGTGCGAGCCAAGCAAGGAAATCGCAATTCCGACTGGGTGAGGCTGGACCCGTTTCAACACTATGAGAATG TTACGGTTGGACCTCCAAAAAACATCTCAGTGACCCCAGGAAGAGGCTCCCTTGTCATAcacttctcccctccctttgatgtgGTCCGGGAGGCAACTTTTCAGTATCTTGTCCACTACTGGGAAAAGACAGGAACCCAACAG GTTGAAGGCCCTTTCAAGAGCAACTCCATTGTGCTGGGTAATTTGAAGCCATTCAGAGTATATTGTTTACAAACTGAGGCACAactgattttgaaaaacaaaaatatccgaCGACGTGGGCTTTTGAGCAATGTATCTTGTCACGAAACAACAGCAGATG CCTCCACCAGGCTGCAGCAAGTCATCCTGATCCCTGTGGGCATCTTCATATTGCTGCTGgcactgacaggagcctgcttcATCCTGTTCCTCAAATACCAAAGCCGGGTGAAATACTGGTTTCAAGCTCCACCAAACATCCCGGAACAAATAAAAGAG TATTTAAAGGACCCAGATCAATTCATCTTGGAGACCTTGGACAAGGACAATTCACCAAAGGATGATTCCTGGGACTCCGTGTCAATCATTTCTTCTCCAGAAAAGGAGCAAGATGATGTGCTCCAAACACCATGA